ttaaatatttaggaGGCCTATTAGTATAGACTACATTGAGGCCGGTTTTATTTTGAGTTTTGCTGTAAGTTGGTCTGAGCCCAGTTTGTTATtggtttttttacttttttatgaTTACTAATAAAGTACCCAGCCATtttgagataaaaaaaaaataaacaataaatGATCCAAAACTTAAATGGGCTTAGAAGCTGGAATAAATTCTTAAGGGGGTGAGTGCATGGTATGCACGACCCACCAGTTATTGTTTGTCTTGAAATAGGTATGGTCCAGATCCAACGAGTTTAGATTTGACTGGGTCAGGTATGTCTAATTCTCGAGTTAGTCGAATTTGATCGGGTTGAATTAAATGAAGACCCACTTTATCTAaagataattattaaatatttatttaaaatatatgataataaaatatatattaatatttttctaaCATAATTATATTAAGAGAACAATTAATGGtatcattaaaaattaaaaattatgacaTATTGAATTGAATCAGAGTAGACAAATTATATTCAATTGAGTCGAGTTGAGATCAATTAATGTTAGAGGTATATCAAGCCAGGATCGGGGCGGGCAAAACATCTCACTGCCCGTTGCTATCTCTATTTTGATGTACGAATGATAATAGAGCAAGGTAGAATTAGAGATCGTAATCAGGTCCCAACTCATTTGGTcattaaattatcaaaaaataccATTATTTTAacaaagcaataaatattaatttaaagatattttattttttatataaaatccaaaaaattaaataattataaagaaaTTTAAACCCAAATTTTAGTAAGGAAATATTTGCCACTCCACCTTATTTCTTTAGTTATTTTACTAATTATTCTAATACCAatgattttttcaatttagtattataaaaccatataatattttataatttatccatgaagataatttaaatattacaAAATTCTTTAGCAAAACAAGGGAGTTGTATGGTTTATTTTATGCACTATGCAGCTAAAATTTTTATACATGGATGTGTAATCATTTCGTTAAATGATTACACCTTATTGGATAAAATAATGTAAGATATACCGGAGCTGCTACTTAAAAAAACATGTAGATACAGTTATCAAATACCGTATACGTAGTATGCTTATAGCTTACGGATCGCCGCCTTCAATCGTGATATTGCCTCCTGACTCTCCTCTCGTTCGCAAGGACCGGCGCTTCTCCTTTACCAGGGAATTCCCACTTAACCACGTCCCCGTCCCAAGAGGAGCTGACCAACACAGGGTAATGCGGGTGCCAACTACAGTCTCTTACTGGTGATGTATGGTGCTTCAGTACCGCAACTTGGGCTCCGGTGACCTGTACGGTATAACCATGTTATTACTCTCTTGTATTTGGTATTCATGCCATGGATGGTAACATTATGTTGCCGTCATTTTGTCAGCATAATCACTCATGCATGGCATCTAATATCAGATGGCAATAGACATTTTTCGTAATATATGAAACCGATAACAAATCGAATCGGACAAAGAGCATTCTAGTCTTAATATCGACAGAATATGTCAATACTGTATGCAACAGCGACGACTCTGAAGGCACCCTATAGGAAAAGCATATCACATGTAGTTACTTACCACATCATAAATATAAACCCGAGAATCGTGAGATCCGGTGTAAATGTACTTTTGGCCCGTGCTGCGATAAATAATTTCGAGAAATTGATGAAATGTTAATCAATACAGTAATCTGGAACCAACGGCTAGATAAAGAAAACTATATTGTTAATTTGACTAATATCGAGCAAAGGAAGAGTAAAAGAACTCACCTGTATTCAGGTGAAAAATAACAGCGAATAAGAGTACGCAACACCGAGTGACCTTTATAAGTAGCCACTGATCCGTCACTTGGGTGTTTCAAATCTCTAGCCTGTGGAGGGTAGTCCATCCATCTGTAATCCCATTCGAAATTCCGATACCCTAAATTGCTGcaataacatataaaaatgtCGACTCCCGTAAACTCAATCCGTTGCATGAACCGGATGTTGCTTTAACTGAAAGTAATCTAGTAAATTGAATTCAAAATCCGAAATATTTTTATGATCAAACTATTGCTGGAATTCAAAtcgataaaaaaaataaattctcTTTAGTAGAGCATTAACAGGACATACTCGTGGAGAAAATCTAAACCATGCATATCGGAAGCCAAAAAAGAAGCATACCAAGAGGTATCGGAGGACATTTTCCGGATATCCCAAAGCTTGATAGTCTGATCTTTACCGTTTGATATGAAGTAACGACCATCCCCACGACTGTCGAGGAATGTAATACCTTCCAAGTGTCCCACCAAAACTCCTGCCGGCTTATCTTTTGCTCCAAAGCAACGCCTATCCCACAcctaaacaaaatcaaaatattagtgTCAGTGAAAGATTAGCAGTGCCCTTGGAAAAATATTGTACATACGGAGAAATGCATAATAAACAGAATATAATTTTGGTACGTAAGAGAAAAGGATAATAATATCTATGCGTTCCATGGATTGGAAGACGTACCTTGCAGAGATTATCATCACTCCCAGAATATATCAAATTGCCGCTTTCATCGGCAAAGGTTACCGTGTTAACATCAGCCTGCAAGACAAAACACAAATCAACTTTTAGGTCCCCAGAAATTATAGATCCAAATAGGGAAAATGGTCACCGCATTACATGTAATCTTCCGACATTAGAGTGGGAAGTATGCCAATGCAAATTAAACGAAAACAATCCAAAATAAAGCATTATACTTATTGAATGGATCTTGAAAAAATACATATGTTCTGAGGATACTCATTCCCTTAATTCTCTTGTTCATGCAACACTTGTGCGCTTCAATGCCCATATATTACAAAGGCAAGAGTTAAGACTCTAAGTCATGTCCATATAAACTTAAATACAATCACAAGTCAGCAGAGGCAACTTCCACACATTTTATTACTAGTCACACATTCGAGTTTGTCAGTCACAAAGACAAAGTATAAGCATAGCAGCAAATATAATCTTTAAAACTGATGGGGGATAAAATGATAGTTATGATAAATCAACAATATCCAAGCAATAAAATGATCATAAAACAAGAAGTTTATCATATCGAGAATACAGGGCCAGTGAACCAACCGTGTGTGCCATAATTCGAAGGGAAAGCTTGTTTGCTTCCAGATCATAAACATATATCGAGTCATCACTGCTTCCAGCCACAAGTTCTCGTCCATCAGTTGAAAATTTCACGGAGAATATTCCAAAAGAATACCTTCGATCATTAGAAGAAAAGTCCAATCCTTCGTGGATCTCCTGAAAAACATTAGAACTCCAAATGTGTAACTGAAAAGGTTATTGTCGACATAAACAATGCTAGGATGAATACAAAAACACATCCCCGAATCAAAATATTTCATGTTGTTCAACTTTAAACCACAAATGCTACCCCCAAAATTACAAGCATTCTACCGTGATATTTGCCAAGGATTCCGTGGTAGAAGACCCAACATTAACAATGTGAACTACAGGCGACATGCTGGTATAAACCTGAAATAAAGGAATAGAAATTTCATTTAGAtatctgcaaaaaaaaaaaaaaaaaagaaaaaaacatttaAAGCTATCGAAAAACAAATCTTCGACTCATCAAATGGAGACAATATAGTGTGATGAGAAAATGAAAAACCAACATGTATTAAGACATTCATTCTGTATTTAGAGTTGGAAAGAAACTAATCCAAGTTAATGCCTTAGTTTCGTATCTTATAAATTGTTACAAAATGATTTTGCTCAAATAATGATGGTTGCATTTCAATGTAACAGTATCCGGTGCAAACTCACAAGGTAGCGCTGATCCGGAGAAAGGGACGTGTCGGTAACTGTCCAACGCAAACTTTTAGCAAGAATGTTCTTTTGAACTTTCCAACCTCTATCCACATTGTATATCCTAATATTGCTTCCCTGAAACCAAACATTTACAATCAAATTAAATCGAAACACATTACTTACTATAATCCAATCAATTCAATATCAAGTCAGTTTCATTTGGAAATAAGACACCGAGCAAAAATACCTGAAACCCGGCAACAAATAGAGAACCATCAGCTGAAAATTGAGAAACATAGGCCCGACTGGTCGTCTGGTCCACAAGCCAAGGACCATTTACAGGCAAATACCTGCTAAGCATGTGACAACGATCCGCTGACGAGAACCTTCCCTTTCCTGAATAATTACCTTCTCGACCTGCCAACATCCTCACCGGCGAAACAGGTAATTGCTGCTTTCCGGGCACAAGTTGATGGAGTCGATCATTAGGCCCTGATCTCAGGTTTGTAAGCTGGGAAATCTCGTCATCTACTTTAGGAAATGGTTTTCCGGGCCTAGTACTGCTACTGGCTTCATGGACGGTATTACCGCCATCGAACAGCTCAGATTCTATCTCTAGCCTACTCATGGCGTACCCCATTTCATCAATGTCAACCCCACTGGCTGTAACAAACATTCTTTCAATATAAAAGCAACTGCCAATATGTTCTTATCACTAATGCACACACATATCTGCTAACCGTTCATGCCAAAGTACAATTTTTTGGGTTCTTAACAGGTCAAACctgaaaaaaaaaccaaatacAAATTGGGTATATGCAGAGTTTTAAAAAGATAATGAATTTGTAATAAACAAACATTCACATGATCAACGGTCAAGAGAATGAACTTTTGTCAGAGTCTGACCAAATATAAGGTCACTTCCATCCATACCCAGAAAAGGTGTAAGAAACCCCAAAAAAATGACAAGTTTTTTTGctctttaattaaataaatttcacatGCTTGTATAGCCTACCACCATGAAATTTAAACCAAACCCAGCTCTTGAAACAAGGCAAAGTGTGAAGTTTTACCACAAAGTCGAACCGTTTGCACATGACACAAGATTTATAAAAACAAAGATTCGATCatcaaacaaaaacaaaacccaaacctacttgaacacaacaacaaacaaGACAACCGAATActgattaaaaagaaaaaaaggcttAAAGAGCTTAAAAGTGGATAAGACACAAATGAAGCTTTACCTATTTTGGTTCTTTAGATGCTGCTGCTGAGATTCAGACAGATTAGGAGTTTCCCTTTGCCAACAATTGTTTTTGGGGAAAACTATAATTTTGTTTTTTCTGGGGGTATGAACTGAGTATGGGGATTGTTGATGATTGGAATGGGTGCAATAAGATGGACCTGATTGATTCAGTTCCTGACACGTGTCCTTTTGATATGTTGAACTTAAACTTGTTCTTTTGTACGTCATTCCCCTCTTCATCTCAACTGTAATTAGTAAGAGTTGACTTTAGTTGAATGGTataatttttgggtgaaaataacTGCCATAATCCTTTCATTTAGACCTTCGAAATCTGCATCTTACCCACTTACTTATACCATATATTTTATAGAGCAAGTAATGTATTTTTCAAGTATGGATGATTCTTGAatacaaaaataattttcatttcaTTCTTTTCTTTAATTGAGTTTCAAGCTTCAGATATCGTGGTGATTTGTTCTTTAAACAGGTTTGGACCTCCTTTCTTCAgttgaattggattgaaagaCGATTTTTTTTATAAACATCTTTTGCCTTCCTATTCTTAGTTGAATTGGATTGGAATGCAACTTTTCTTCAGAATGAGTATAGTGTTTGTTAGAATTTATTTAAATTCTTTAATTTCTTCAGAGATTTCTGTAGAGATCTTTCAAATTCTTAAACTTTTTTATGAGTAGAATAACTCTGGGTACTTGAATAAAAGAAGTTTTAGtagaatttaattatttcatttcaTTGTTATACAAGAATTTAagctcttttatttattatttgtctcttattaattcaattcattagagataaaataatcatttaatattatcacttaattattttatttttaattagtattaatataacttttaatatttatctcttaattaatttaaattaattaaaaatataattatgatattgatatgatgttATCAATTTTACCCATAACCCGACTTTATCCACAATAATCTCGACTTGACATGTGATGCTTTTTAATTGATCCAAAAATTTCATCAACTACAATATATTTATAAAGCTTTTATGTTAAAACCAAGTGAGGTTTTGGTCGAAATGattaaaaaaacttgaaaatacAAAAATACCATTGTATTAATATTTGTTACTTGGTAAAAATAATGAGTTCTTTGTAACGACCCGATTTTCAATAGTGTCGTAAACTTAAATTTCAGACTGTGAGTGTGATTGAATTAAAACAGTTAATAAAACTAGTACATGGGCTAAATTGATTGGTGATGACTTAAATGAAAGGAAACTGATTTTTAATATGGCAAGTCCCTTAAATTGCAATTAAGTTAAGGTTATATTAgcaattaaaccatttgaaatagatgataatGCTTAAGTGGTGAATTTTGTCATCGTTGtccactaaattaaccttaaaataTAAGAAGTGATTAGGTTAGATAATTAATTATGCTATATATAATGATTTTAAGTGGAGGGAGAGAGAATTTAAAAAGTAAAGCATCGTTATCCTTCATCTCTTTCACCGTTcctcaaagaaagaaagaaagaaaacaaaatatcCTTTTCATTCCTCCATTACAGTAGCTTCAATTAGGAGAATAGGTGAgttcttttctttgatttttgtaAAATTGTTGATTAATTTTAGAAGCCCATGCCATAAATCTATGAAATTAATAAGTTTGAGTTAGGTTTTCATTGTTAGAAAGTCTTCAAATCTTGATAGAAATAGCTTGAATTCATGCATCAATATAGTTTAGTTAAGGAACGGAAAAATATGTCAGAAATGTAATAGGAATTAAAGAATTTagtttgaattatttgattgttaaggactaaattgtaaatgataaatattataAGGTTTAAGAATAAATAATGATTGTAGGAGGTCCTTGTACTATATTTATTAAGTCGGATCGGTATGTAACAACTTAATTTTTAGTAGTGTCGAAAATAGTAGTTTTGAAATCTCGTTTTTGTAATTCGAGATTTAATCTTTATGAATGCTAGTATAAAAGTTTATTAAAGTTTGGTCTAGTAATTTTGTCAActccttaattaattaattaatgtacatagattaaattgtaaaaattttatcattatagattttaattggataaaggaccaaattggtAATTAAACCAATTCTTTTTAATAGATAGTGGAATATGACCATAGAATCCACTTATAGTTGTTAACGAAAGattaagttaatttaattaagtaattaaggTATTAATTATGGTATAAAAGATGAAATGGTGGAGAATTGGCATAAGTCCACCGTTGGTGAgcttaaaacaaagaaaaagaaaaacgttTTGAGCTTTAAACATTCGGTCCCTCAAATTAGTAAGTTTTTAAGtctttttcttataaattttatgtttttgaaatcatgaaagtttgatttaatTAGTCTattaccaatttgtaaaactattaaagtttttgaaagctgccattgattatttcttaaagaaattgatgttgaattgatagattttaaacttagatgtgaaaaaggactaaattgtaaagtttaagtTGTTAGTTTTGTCCAAAATAGACCTGCTCATGGGCTGGCCCGCCCAAAAAGTTTGagggtttgagtaaaaatataagtccgaaaaatgggcttgggaaaAAAATAAGGCCAGTTTAGAAAACAGGTCGGGCCTCGAGTAAGGCTTTTTTAGCTCGAGCTCGGCTCGATCTAACCcgaatatgcaaaaaaaaaaactactatttttttactgttttattgttattttcttattttttttgttttactattttgctatcatttcactattatgttgctactattttgttgttattatataactcttgttttattattaattttgttactattgtAGAGGCATTTGgttgttaagttgcatttatcttagtgttattttagtatacatatttatttaatttattttaaatttttgggagacatttattttatagttttactatttttgatgaattatatatattttaaaaattatataaaaaattaatacgagCGAGCCAGCTTGGGCTCGAGTTTTAGCGTTTTTATCCGAGTCAGACTTGGAaaaaattttaggctcatttttTGGCTGGGCCTAACGAACAGGTCTAAACTTTTGGTTGGGCCTGGCCTGACCCAACCCATGAGCacctataaattttgaaattgatgtgAAATTTCTGTAACTATTGATAATAGAGGGCCATAGGAAGATGTGATTGAGATTGCTTTCAAAATCGAAGCTCAAAattgaaaattattgttatttcagtttgggactaaattgaataaaatataaaattttaggggccttcaaaaaataaaattggaTTGATTTATAATACGGTGTTATAAAAggtttggaattgataaattgaaccAAATTATTGTATAGATCGGGCATTAAACCAAAACCGAAGATAATCAGGGAAAAAATAAAATTGTTGATTAGCCCTTAAAGACTTGTTTGTTGTTGTTTTGCCAGGTAAGATCATATGAaacttatttttttttgttcatgttataattgaattttaattattttgcttATTAGTTTATATAaatgtgaatttggtgattttggCATCAAttagactaaattataaagtatgaaaaatgtgatatttatgaataGGTACAAGGTACAAAAATGGAAAttgaatttttacaaaattggtatgacatgtatatgtTGTTACAGAGGATTGAAATGATATGATTACGTAATAATGCtcgtgtgaacttagtaaaagatTAGGATACATATGACATGACATTAGAGTCTAATATGGAATCGATTAGGAATTTACATGGTTATATGAGACCCAACAATTGTTCTAGATTCTCAGTTTATATGTATCATTGATTTAGTCTAGATTGGTAACCTCGATACAatgtcagcttgtgtaagcaaaTCCATaaatgtcagcttgtgtgagcaaccctgATCATTGTCAGCTTCTGTGAGCGCTATTGTCCCGTGTATTCGAGTTTGATTTACTAAGGTTCTTTCGGATGAAAATGTAACTTAGTGGAAATAGAATTATTGAAATGGATTGAATATGAATTAAACTATATATGCTTTTAATAGATTATTAATTCTTTTTAATAGATTATTAATTAGCAccaaattgaattattttatatgATTTATGTTATAAGTTCTTAATATGTAAATTGAAAACCATTAGTTGTATATGATGGTTTGCATATGATGTTACAAAATATGTCAAATGATGTCATGTTAAATACCAATGTGTTTTAAATGTTAGTTTGTTGAAATGTCAAGGTAAGTTAAGTAAGCATTTAATATGCTTACTCTGTTACCTCCCTTTTCTTATAGATTGTCAACTTGCTGAACGTGTCAAGTAGATCAACAAGAAGCTCACACTATCTCGTTTCTAATTTAGTAGTTTTTCAATCATTTAAAAGTTcggttttgtggcatgtatataggtggTATGTATCTGTTAACCTTGAATGATGACATAACTTGCATAACTTTGCATAATGGTAATGCTTGTCGAGATGGTATGCTTTTGGTAAATGGTATGAGTTGTATATATTGTATTTGAAATGGTATTTTTTGGATGTGAATTGATATTGATAAATATGCATATGCTATTCAGTTAATGGTTTGACATATATACCTTGATAAATGAATGAAATGTCTAAAGGTTGTTTAGATGTTATTAGTTGATGTGAGGATGAATATGGTTATCTGTACTTGTTTAGTTATGTGTATAGAATTTTTTAATTCAAGAAAACTCGTTAATTGTGCTTAATATGTGAAGGTTATATGGCAGTCTTGAAATGGGTATCAAATAACTCAAATTTTACTAAAAACAGAGTTCATATCCCGATGAGCAATCTTCCTCATCGCAACGTCGGCAGACAATGAGTCACATCACAATGTCGAGTGACCTGAGGTCATGACGTGATAAACTATTTTACAATGTCACGGCATGGAGGACGTGACGTCACTACGTCGACCAGAAATTTtgaaactttacaatttggtaaTATTTTGTATTCAAGTCaacaaaagagctttcgtaagctcgattgAGACTCGGAACAATGTTTATCGTAATGTAAATGTGTTTATGACATGAATGCATGATTGAATGAATTATGTACTTTCTATTTGATAGTAGTTGCTCTGGAAACGACTATAGCATTTTGTAGCTCGAATTCAGTGATCGGGTCAGGCAAGAGGTGTTATAGGGTAAATTGTGAGAAAAAAAATGTTCTAGATAttaaatttaaggactaaatcgaataaaatgCATCCATATGTATAATGTATTGAATTGTAATAGAGTTGTATGATTAATGAATTTTTTGTATTCGGATTCAATTTCGTAGTTAAAGACAACACAAGACCATCCTAGGATAAAAGGAAATCCAAAGCCGTCAACAAATAAATATTTTGGTTTGTACTTCCATAACTAGAGctcaataattaattaaatatatatatttgatccgATATATGTTCGAGAATGGTTAATTATCAAAAAAATGTGTTCGATATTAACGTATAgacttgatatatatatgtatgtatgtttgatgATACGATACGATTAATAATGATGATATTTTCCCCATTAACGTTGTCGATAGAGTAACgagtatagttggcatgtcataagGTCCATATTGATAGGTGGGAGATTTAACGCTATGcgcatatatatattgtgatagtttTCTAATACCCTAGGGGTCGAGAATGTATCACCAGCTCAAATACCCTAAGGTATGAACACATTCTAGTGTGGTTGGTGGGATCAGTGTATTTATGCCCGATTAGCACTTTAGTGCATATTTGGTATGATAGTGGATTAATCCAAGTATTCATTATTATATCTGATTTGATTAATAggggttaaaatgtaaaattgatatcttGAATATGTATTGAATTGATACTAGACATTGATTTTAATGAGCATGATCTTGTTATGTTAAATCAGATGCAAATACCCTGGGGTGCATTGGAAATTATATCGAATTATCGAGTAAAGCATAGATGAGAACTAGTTGAAATgataaatgaatcattaatatATACATATCTTTGATATTAGGGTGAAATGGCTAGTTGGTTAGCTTGGGTTAATATGctatttatgttatttaaactTAGTTATGTTTATAATTGAATTCGTGTTATGTTAGCATCACTAAGTATACTTTACTCATCATACGAATTTGTTTGTTTTCATGTGCAGATCTTGGATAAAGCTTAAGAAATCTTGTGGTCAAGCATCCAAGCCTCAAGCTCAACTTGGAAGTTATTGCAATCTTATTTTGcatttatttatatgttttaaaatcATATGACATGTACCTAAGTTGGTTGACTTATAACTTAACTTAGTTATGGCACTTTTGGTAGTCGACCTATAATATTAGTTTAATTGAATTTCATCTTTTGATCAATAGTTACTTAGGTTTAATTATGTGAGTTTGAATGTGttaattggttgatttagttatGATGTATTGAAGGTTAAAATTTGGTAttgtttgaatgtgtttagatagGTCAATTGGATGAATATGATTTGTGGTACATTTTAGGTGTGTTTGAGTTCAATTGTTTAAGGTTTTGAACACTTAAAAATGCAGGATTTTGACCATTTGGTCAGTAGGAAGAACAAATTTCACTTAAACTTTTTATTCTATAGTTTGAGGTCTTGAAACAGACTTGTATAGTCTTGAGACAAATGACCTTTGTCTCGAGACAAAAGAATATTGAAACTAAACAAAATTTACCCTGCTCTAGGTCTTGAGACATGAAGCACTTGTCTCgagacattcaaacatcaaagcaAAAATAGGACAACATGAAGGTTGGTCTTGAGACCTAGTCTCGAGACATAAAAGACCTTGCCTCGATACATAACATGTAATGTCTCGAGACATGTTAACTTTGaagccaaaaattctaaaataatttaTGACCTATCTTAAGACATAACTTTAAATTTGAACATTTGAGTTTGAATTCAAGTCTTAAATCTAAAATCAACTCGTATAACCTTGTAAATTCATGAAATGAATTCAATGGGTGCATAAATACAAGCATATGAGTTATTTGATGATTAAAGTTGAATGTATTTTTGTTTTAGTAATTTAAGTTGCTTCAGCGATGTAAAGTGACATCACACATTTGAATCTGGTGGTTGGGTtgagtgtggggtgttacaattcccaCTTTGGCCCATAGCGAGTCGAAAAGACCTGCAAGTCTAAAGCCTTCTAAAGAATGTGGACATGAACAAAGACAAGAACCTGAAAGAGAATAAAGAGTTTAACCAAAGCAAGTGTTTGCTAGGGAAGGAAGGCCAACACAAAAAGCCTTTTTTTTTCCAAACATTAAATCAGTTTCGTTATTCCTCCTCCACCTCCTGTTCCCTTTGCACCTGAACTTCAACCTCAACCTAAACCTcccttattttcttattttagctTCAATGTTTGAATGTCTCGAGACAATGGGTTCTTGTCTCGAGACTtggactgtaacaccccctaaccccaaaccgtcgctggaacgaggttatgaggcattaccggacatattagacaacttacgaataatttacaattaatataacttacatagtataatataataattaagtccctatattggactctcgacgtattaaaagtagaacgggacttgttcgagtattccggGAATTTTTTTATCTAAAAAAATTTGCAAAGATTCTGCTTATTTTACCTAAAACcccgcaaattcaaaccaaaacaaccaacaccaatgtttcacattcatataactaatatttatatcattaacataattttaacttaataactatcgTAGCATCAttctaaattgattaaaaacttcattcatttaaccatctaaatcttataattcatccttcactacccaaagtaatatacatattcaagtgactaaacaacacctatgtacatgtcaCCTTTAcctaaaagaaaaatatacatcaccaaatttgtgttggaGTCGAGATTGTTTTGGATGCTGAGccgggacacttgacttctactgacctgcgcacggaaacaaccgtacgctgagtatggatatactcagtggtattaccataattcaaaatatatcatcaataataaaaatataaatattaaattacataacaattaatttcttaaatactaattcatactttatttttatttttattttcatcatttcataataacaatttaatttaattattcgtCAATCAATGTATTTTTCACA
This window of the Gossypium arboreum isolate Shixiya-1 chromosome 12, ASM2569848v2, whole genome shotgun sequence genome carries:
- the LOC108476729 gene encoding LEC14B protein-like isoform X1; the encoded protein is MFVTASGVDIDEMGYAMSRLEIESELFDGGNTVHEASSSTRPGKPFPKVDDEISQLTNLRSGPNDRLHQLVPGKQQLPVSPVRMLAGREGNYSGKGRFSSADRCHMLSRYLPVNGPWLVDQTTSRAYVSQFSADGSLFVAGFQGSNIRIYNVDRGWKVQKNILAKSLRWTVTDTSLSPDQRYLVYTSMSPVVHIVNVGSSTTESLANITEIHEGLDFSSNDRRYSFGIFSVKFSTDGRELVAGSSDDSIYVYDLEANKLSLRIMAHTADVNTVTFADESGNLIYSGSDDNLCKVWDRRCFGAKDKPAGVLVGHLEGITFLDSRGDGRYFISNGKDQTIKLWDIRKMSSDTSCNLGYRNFEWDYRWMDYPPQARDLKHPSDGSVATYKGHSVLRTLIRCYFSPEYSTGQKYIYTGSHDSRVYIYDVVTGAQVAVLKHHTSPVRDCSWHPHYPVLVSSSWDGDVVKWEFPGKGEAPVLANERRVRRQYHD
- the LOC108476729 gene encoding LEC14B protein-like isoform X2, with the translated sequence MGYAMSRLEIESELFDGGNTVHEASSSTRPGKPFPKVDDEISQLTNLRSGPNDRLHQLVPGKQQLPVSPVRMLAGREGNYSGKGRFSSADRCHMLSRYLPVNGPWLVDQTTSRAYVSQFSADGSLFVAGFQGSNIRIYNVDRGWKVQKNILAKSLRWTVTDTSLSPDQRYLVYTSMSPVVHIVNVGSSTTESLANITEIHEGLDFSSNDRRYSFGIFSVKFSTDGRELVAGSSDDSIYVYDLEANKLSLRIMAHTADVNTVTFADESGNLIYSGSDDNLCKVWDRRCFGAKDKPAGVLVGHLEGITFLDSRGDGRYFISNGKDQTIKLWDIRKMSSDTSCNLGYRNFEWDYRWMDYPPQARDLKHPSDGSVATYKGHSVLRTLIRCYFSPEYSTGQKYIYTGSHDSRVYIYDVVTGAQVAVLKHHTSPVRDCSWHPHYPVLVSSSWDGDVVKWEFPGKGEAPVLANERRVRRQYHD